A genomic stretch from Coffea arabica cultivar ET-39 chromosome 10c, Coffea Arabica ET-39 HiFi, whole genome shotgun sequence includes:
- the LOC113714218 gene encoding uncharacterized protein — MAISFGKGLLVLLITLIAPLAISKAETVVVGESEGWRYGYNYTDWALNHGAFFSPRRHRAASQRVPAAKPVHLLDVRLQRRNPVGRPESRRWRAGFSYQLTQVRPNYFASGEGNGDDCNKGLMKFVVIPLYRPPFP; from the exons atgGCCATCAGTTTTGGTAAAGGATTACTTGTTCTCCTCATAACCTTAATAGCCCCATTGGCAATTAGCAAAGCTGAAACAGTTGTTGTTGGAGAGTCCGAGGGATGGCGCTACGGCTACAATTATACTGACTGGGCATTGAATCACGGCGCCTTTTTCAGTCCGAGA CGACACCGTGCAGCCTCACAGCGTGTACCTGCTGCCAAACCTGTACACCTTCTTGACGTGCGACTTCAGCGGCGCAACCCTGTTGGCAGGCCCGAATCAAGGAGGTGGAGAGCTGGCTTTTCATACCAGCTAACTCAAGTCAGACCTAACTACTTTGCTAGCGGAGAGGGAAACGGTGATGACTGCAACAAAGGACTGATGAAATTCGTTGTCATTCCTCTGTATCGTCCTCCTTTCCCCTGA